One window from the genome of Rhodopirellula halodulae encodes:
- a CDS encoding tetratricopeptide repeat protein, with product MNHRRSGQDIPMKRNRLIADLIGQPRVLATVTLMCCSSLSVVSVHGQDTGTETAPAEATPPAPPTTPLPPGAPPLLPTEMKDTNNPGQADLDEAVLKRIDAESNEDLEAVASLIESALAKGLDEENQSFAKKMLGSIQLQRGQGLAAAMTRMRGRRALQLRDEAIRVLEQAIINDPALAEAHMMIARLNLLPDGDKDRIAEATSAAIELLEDDPKERSTAYLLRAVTQDKIADQLADLSQAIELDPTNAEAVRQRAGLRLQEGKFDEAVEDLQKVLELDPTNEQIAAATVQQLVEMGRADDAIELLSKTIQAQPSEGLYRLRALLFTNMDREEEALADLNKALAMQPKDPIALLQRAEIALRRDDVKDAKRDLDAAIDLAPQVEQLDQAIVVRCFIAVEEGRMADAINDMKLLIDRSPDDVYRQLQLANLYLQDDRPRQAIDMLSGVLDRDPNNASVLRSRGDAYLAVGDHAEAIADYEKALTNLDEDNEGDAIILPSVLNNLAWVLATSPKDDVRNGARSLELGLRAVELTKEEEAHILSTLAAGYAETGDFENARKWSEKAVEAAKKEIEEGADEESVQINQLQEELDSYKSEKPWREKQDTEENQVPLLSPDDLIDT from the coding sequence ATGAATCATCGACGTAGCGGCCAAGATATTCCCATGAAAAGAAACCGTCTGATCGCCGACTTGATTGGCCAACCTCGCGTTTTGGCAACTGTCACGTTGATGTGCTGTTCATCGTTGTCCGTCGTTTCAGTTCACGGGCAAGACACCGGAACGGAAACGGCCCCGGCCGAAGCCACTCCGCCTGCTCCGCCGACGACGCCGTTGCCCCCCGGCGCGCCGCCGCTGTTACCGACGGAGATGAAAGACACCAACAACCCCGGCCAAGCAGACCTGGATGAAGCCGTTCTCAAACGCATCGACGCGGAATCCAACGAAGACCTCGAAGCCGTTGCTTCCTTGATCGAATCGGCATTGGCCAAGGGACTGGACGAAGAGAACCAATCGTTCGCGAAGAAGATGCTGGGCAGCATCCAACTGCAACGAGGGCAAGGACTGGCCGCCGCGATGACTCGCATGCGTGGTCGCCGCGCGCTGCAACTGCGTGATGAAGCGATCCGCGTTTTGGAACAAGCGATCATCAATGATCCCGCCCTGGCCGAAGCCCACATGATGATCGCTCGGCTGAATCTACTGCCGGACGGGGACAAGGACCGGATCGCGGAAGCAACGTCGGCCGCAATCGAGTTGTTGGAAGACGATCCGAAAGAACGAAGCACCGCGTATCTGCTGCGAGCGGTGACTCAAGACAAGATTGCAGACCAACTGGCGGATTTGTCCCAAGCAATCGAGCTGGATCCGACCAACGCCGAAGCGGTTCGCCAACGTGCCGGTTTGCGTTTGCAAGAAGGCAAATTCGACGAAGCGGTCGAAGACTTGCAAAAGGTTTTGGAGCTGGATCCAACCAACGAACAAATCGCCGCCGCGACGGTTCAACAACTGGTAGAGATGGGCCGAGCCGACGACGCCATCGAACTGCTCAGTAAAACCATCCAGGCTCAACCCAGCGAAGGTCTTTATCGCTTGCGTGCGTTGTTGTTCACCAACATGGACCGGGAAGAAGAAGCCCTGGCGGATTTGAATAAAGCACTCGCCATGCAGCCGAAGGATCCAATCGCGTTGCTGCAGCGTGCCGAAATTGCCCTGCGTCGCGATGACGTCAAAGACGCGAAACGAGATTTGGACGCTGCGATTGACTTGGCTCCGCAGGTGGAACAATTGGATCAAGCGATCGTCGTTCGTTGCTTCATCGCCGTCGAAGAAGGACGCATGGCCGATGCCATCAATGACATGAAGCTGTTGATCGACCGCAGCCCCGATGACGTTTATCGTCAACTGCAATTGGCCAACTTGTACCTGCAAGACGATCGCCCTCGCCAAGCCATCGACATGCTCAGTGGCGTTCTCGATCGTGATCCCAACAACGCATCGGTCCTGCGTTCGCGCGGCGACGCTTACCTCGCGGTGGGCGACCATGCGGAAGCCATCGCCGACTATGAAAAAGCGTTGACGAACCTGGACGAAGACAATGAGGGCGACGCGATCATCCTGCCCAGCGTTCTGAACAACTTAGCTTGGGTCTTGGCAACTTCCCCCAAAGACGACGTTCGCAACGGAGCCCGCTCGTTGGAATTGGGACTGCGAGCCGTCGAGCTGACGAAAGAAGAAGAGGCTCACATCCTCAGCACCTTGGCTGCGGGATACGCGGAAACCGGTGATTTCGAAAACGCCAGAAAGTGGAGCGAAAAAGCGGTCGAAGCGGCGAAGAAAGAGATCGAAGAAGGTGCCGATGAAGAGTCGGTCCAAATCAATCAGCTTCAGGAAGAACTCGACTCCTACAAGTCGGAAAAACCCTGGCGAGAGAAACAGGACACGGAAGAAAACCAAGTTCCTTTGCTCTCACCAGACGACTTGATTGATACCTGA
- a CDS encoding 2-hydroxyacid dehydrogenase yields MTQRVLVTREIPGESLDRLRSACEVDVWPEATPPSAETLREKVVGCAGLLTMLSDAITGELMDVAGEQLKVVSNYAVGFNNIDVDAAKSRGISVGNTPDVLTDATADTAVALLFAASRHVVPAAKQVQAGEWKTWEPTGWLGVEPGGKTLGIIGMGRIGKATAERLVRGWGMKLLYTSRRDQSDVDNELGGQRVDLDTLLSQSDFVSVHVALNEQTRNLLDAEAIGRMPSHAVLVNTARGEIIDQDALVDALERRAIFAAGLDVTAPEPLPGDHPLVKSPHCVILPHIGSATDQSRHAMAEIAVDNVLAGLSGKPLRCSVT; encoded by the coding sequence ATGACGCAACGAGTTTTAGTAACAAGAGAAATTCCCGGCGAATCGCTGGATCGGCTGAGATCGGCTTGCGAAGTGGACGTTTGGCCGGAAGCAACGCCGCCGAGCGCCGAAACGCTGCGAGAGAAAGTGGTCGGTTGTGCAGGATTGTTGACCATGCTCAGTGACGCCATCACCGGCGAGCTGATGGACGTCGCGGGCGAGCAATTGAAAGTGGTCAGCAACTACGCGGTCGGATTCAACAACATCGATGTGGACGCGGCGAAATCGCGAGGAATCTCAGTCGGCAACACTCCGGATGTGCTGACCGATGCGACCGCGGACACGGCCGTCGCACTCCTGTTTGCCGCGTCACGCCATGTGGTACCGGCAGCAAAGCAGGTCCAAGCCGGTGAGTGGAAAACGTGGGAGCCGACTGGATGGTTGGGCGTCGAACCCGGTGGGAAAACGCTGGGCATCATTGGCATGGGACGGATTGGCAAAGCGACAGCGGAACGTTTGGTTCGCGGTTGGGGGATGAAGTTGCTTTACACCTCGCGCCGCGATCAAAGCGATGTGGACAATGAACTGGGGGGCCAGCGTGTCGACCTCGACACTTTGTTGTCCCAAAGCGACTTTGTTTCGGTCCATGTGGCACTGAATGAGCAAACTCGAAATTTATTGGATGCCGAGGCGATCGGTCGGATGCCGTCCCACGCGGTCTTGGTGAACACCGCGCGAGGCGAAATCATCGACCAAGATGCTCTGGTCGACGCTTTGGAACGGCGAGCCATTTTCGCAGCCGGTTTGGACGTGACGGCTCCGGAGCCGCTGCCGGGAGATCATCCGCTGGTCAAGTCGCCTCACTGTGTGATCTTGCCTCACATTGGAAGTGCAACCGATCAATCACGTCACGCGATGGCGGAGATCGCCGTGGACAATGTGCTGGCCGGACTTTCGGGCAAGCCGCTCCGCTGCAGTGTGACCTAG
- a CDS encoding YihY/virulence factor BrkB family protein, producing MRHWWNYIVETIESPRGELSRRQHQLRTAWDLVIHCSEQLHRHRAEGMAAELTYRTIFSLIPVVVLGLVMFRVFGGLDDVQLRVENQLYSFFGVPEIPAEYMPVTEPDDAGEGLNDEDQSVVFVTPDSSSSDTTRSTAGGDAAVGEDQSNENNSSKAPTNEGLGGLATAAATQTASANNSANESANDDESLVPIESYPPTPEDAAGEVVDADELKGKVDADDQAREIIRKTLHDATTKIASLDFASIGVFGLLLFIYAAVALADSTEHLFNRIFDAPRQRPIHLRVAVHWSIITLGSGLLALSLYMSSQVIDWFGNMGAGSGPVWLLQHALSLLAAWVLLFLLYALMPNTHVSLRAAVVGAAVSSVLWELAKYGFQIYVTTAVPYLELYGSLGVIPLFLLWIYLTWLIVLFGLILTYTLQTVRGKEFRRRSERQEELPAGDPDWMLPIMTEVAMAFGLGEAVGRQDLSDRLGLSSRVVHEMENKLIDANLLRRVVTGAGQENQLTLARPADKILVAEIMRLAHRYRPSSDHPAWKTLAQLKEAECVAAGDRSLAKWVEDSPKTPDRESQDD from the coding sequence GTGAGGCATTGGTGGAACTACATCGTCGAAACCATTGAAAGTCCGCGAGGCGAATTGTCTCGCCGGCAACATCAATTGCGAACGGCATGGGACTTGGTGATTCATTGCAGCGAGCAATTGCATCGTCACCGCGCCGAGGGCATGGCGGCGGAGTTGACTTACCGAACGATCTTTTCGCTGATCCCGGTCGTGGTGCTCGGATTGGTGATGTTTCGTGTCTTTGGCGGTTTGGACGATGTCCAGCTTCGCGTCGAGAATCAGTTGTACTCGTTCTTTGGCGTGCCGGAGATCCCGGCGGAGTACATGCCGGTCACCGAACCCGATGACGCGGGCGAGGGCTTGAACGATGAAGATCAATCGGTCGTGTTCGTCACACCCGATTCCTCCTCGTCCGACACGACCCGTTCCACGGCGGGCGGGGATGCTGCTGTCGGTGAGGATCAATCCAACGAAAACAATTCATCGAAGGCCCCGACCAATGAAGGGCTCGGAGGTTTAGCAACTGCGGCGGCGACGCAAACAGCTTCGGCGAACAACTCTGCCAATGAATCTGCTAACGATGATGAGTCGCTGGTTCCCATCGAAAGCTATCCACCGACCCCGGAGGACGCAGCGGGCGAAGTCGTGGATGCGGACGAGTTAAAGGGCAAAGTCGACGCAGACGATCAAGCTCGAGAGATCATCCGTAAAACGTTGCATGACGCGACCACCAAGATCGCTTCGTTGGACTTCGCATCGATCGGCGTGTTTGGATTGCTGCTGTTCATCTATGCCGCGGTGGCATTGGCGGATTCGACGGAGCATTTGTTCAACCGGATTTTTGACGCTCCGAGGCAACGGCCGATTCATCTGCGAGTCGCGGTGCATTGGTCAATCATCACTTTGGGGAGCGGTTTGTTGGCGTTGAGCCTGTACATGTCGTCGCAAGTGATCGATTGGTTCGGCAACATGGGGGCGGGTTCAGGGCCCGTGTGGTTGTTGCAGCACGCGTTGTCGCTGCTGGCGGCGTGGGTGTTGTTGTTCTTGCTCTATGCGTTGATGCCCAACACGCATGTTTCATTGCGAGCCGCAGTGGTCGGGGCCGCGGTCAGTTCCGTGTTGTGGGAGTTGGCGAAGTATGGGTTTCAGATCTATGTCACCACCGCCGTTCCGTATTTAGAACTGTATGGTTCGCTGGGTGTCATCCCTTTGTTCCTGCTGTGGATCTATCTGACTTGGTTGATCGTCTTGTTTGGATTGATTCTGACTTACACCCTGCAAACGGTTCGCGGGAAAGAGTTTCGACGTCGTAGTGAACGGCAGGAAGAGTTGCCCGCGGGCGATCCGGATTGGATGTTGCCGATCATGACCGAGGTTGCGATGGCGTTTGGATTGGGCGAAGCCGTGGGCCGGCAGGATCTGTCAGATCGGTTGGGATTGTCCAGTCGCGTGGTTCACGAGATGGAAAACAAGCTGATCGACGCGAATTTGTTGCGGCGTGTGGTGACGGGGGCCGGACAAGAGAACCAACTGACCTTGGCTCGCCCAGCCGACAAAATATTGGTCGCCGAAATCATGCGTTTGGCCCATCGTTATCGACCGTCGAGTGATCACCCGGCTTGGAAAACGTTGGCTCAATTGAAAGAGGCGGAATGCGTCGCGGCGGGCGACCGCTCGTTGGCGAAGTGGGTGGAGGATTCACCGAAAACACCCGATCGCGAATCGCAGGATGATTGA
- the floA gene encoding flotillin-like protein FloA (flotillin-like protein involved in membrane lipid rafts): MTALLLDTLPVAALPKVTTALLIGALVIFAIIVVVLFVFTSYFGLWIQSVLTGSKVTFGNLIGMTFRKVNTRAIVRSKIMATQAGLDEPDLTVEALEAHYLAGGNVQQVIRALIAAKKAKTISLTFREATAIDLAGRDVLESVQTSVYPKVIDCPPRGAAKPSLDAVAKDGIQLKVKARVTVRANLQQLIGGATEETIIARVGEGIVSAIGSAADHKAVLENPDVISKAVLAKKLDSQTAFEIVSIDIADIDVGANVGARLQADQAEADTAVARANAEGKRAAAVAEEQEMQALIAKSQAEVVEAQADVPRAMASAFRSGKLMVMDYYRLQNVNADTEMRRALAGYSQESDPTEEN; encoded by the coding sequence ATGACCGCATTGTTGTTGGACACACTGCCGGTGGCTGCGTTGCCCAAAGTCACCACCGCTTTGCTGATCGGAGCGTTGGTGATTTTCGCGATCATTGTGGTCGTGCTTTTTGTCTTCACCAGCTATTTCGGATTGTGGATTCAATCTGTCTTAACGGGATCCAAGGTCACGTTTGGCAACCTGATCGGGATGACGTTCCGAAAGGTCAACACTCGGGCGATCGTTCGCAGCAAAATCATGGCCACTCAAGCCGGGTTGGATGAGCCCGATTTGACGGTGGAGGCGTTGGAGGCGCACTACTTGGCGGGAGGCAACGTCCAGCAAGTCATTCGCGCTTTAATCGCGGCAAAGAAAGCCAAGACGATTTCGTTGACCTTTCGAGAAGCGACCGCGATTGACCTGGCCGGACGGGATGTCTTGGAATCAGTCCAAACGAGCGTCTACCCAAAAGTGATTGATTGCCCGCCTCGCGGTGCCGCCAAACCGTCGTTGGACGCGGTTGCCAAGGACGGCATTCAATTGAAGGTGAAGGCTCGTGTGACGGTTCGTGCCAACTTGCAACAGTTGATCGGCGGTGCGACCGAAGAAACCATCATCGCTCGGGTTGGCGAAGGGATCGTCAGTGCGATCGGTTCCGCGGCGGATCACAAGGCGGTGCTGGAAAATCCAGACGTGATCAGCAAAGCGGTGTTGGCGAAAAAATTGGATTCCCAAACCGCGTTTGAGATTGTTTCCATCGACATCGCAGACATCGATGTTGGAGCCAACGTGGGAGCGAGGCTGCAAGCGGATCAGGCGGAAGCTGACACGGCCGTGGCTCGTGCGAATGCGGAAGGCAAGCGTGCTGCCGCCGTCGCTGAAGAGCAAGAGATGCAGGCGTTGATCGCCAAGAGCCAAGCGGAGGTCGTTGAGGCACAAGCCGACGTGCCGCGGGCGATGGCCAGTGCTTTCCGCTCGGGCAAATTGATGGTGATGGACTACTACCGTTTGCAAAACGTCAACGCGGACACGGAGATGCGTCGGGCGCTAGCAGGCTATTCGCAGGAATCGGATCCGACGGAAGAGAACTGA
- a CDS encoding rhomboid family intramembrane serine protease: protein MGLNERDYSRSERTPWDRIENPLSMIKVLIGINVAVFLVDLVMDDQLSTWFAVGGDSLTRPWMWFRTLTYGFLHNTHVVLHILFNMFLLFIFGRPVEQRLGGPEFLRFYLLAIIAGGFVAMIYPWAVSLLTTGQIVPEMIGIPTIGASGAVVAVTILFACYFPQQEILFMFVLPMKAWVLAVLLVVGDLMGALGFFGGSDPTAFEVHLAGAVFGFLYAQLGWSFGWLDFTRWADLPSRLRQKSRRARLKLHDPDKKIRSEAQEADRILAKIHESGESSLTSSERKTLERYSRRQRQKRDWD from the coding sequence ATGGGGCTGAACGAACGCGATTACAGTCGCTCTGAGCGAACGCCATGGGATCGAATTGAAAACCCGCTCTCGATGATCAAGGTGCTGATCGGCATCAACGTCGCGGTTTTTCTGGTCGACCTGGTGATGGATGACCAGTTGAGCACCTGGTTCGCGGTCGGCGGTGATTCGCTGACTCGGCCGTGGATGTGGTTTCGCACCTTGACCTATGGATTTCTGCACAACACCCACGTTGTGCTGCACATCCTGTTCAACATGTTCTTGTTGTTCATCTTTGGCCGGCCCGTGGAACAGCGACTCGGAGGGCCAGAGTTTCTGCGGTTTTATCTGTTGGCGATCATTGCCGGTGGATTCGTCGCCATGATCTATCCTTGGGCGGTTTCATTGCTGACGACCGGCCAGATCGTCCCGGAAATGATCGGCATCCCCACGATAGGGGCCAGCGGCGCGGTCGTGGCCGTGACCATCTTGTTCGCGTGCTATTTCCCGCAGCAAGAGATCCTGTTCATGTTCGTCTTGCCCATGAAAGCTTGGGTGCTGGCGGTCCTGTTGGTCGTCGGCGACCTGATGGGGGCCCTGGGATTCTTTGGGGGCAGTGATCCGACCGCCTTCGAAGTCCACCTGGCGGGAGCGGTGTTTGGGTTCCTGTATGCCCAACTTGGTTGGTCCTTTGGGTGGCTGGATTTCACGCGTTGGGCGGACCTGCCCAGCCGATTGCGTCAAAAATCGCGTCGGGCGAGGCTGAAATTGCACGATCCGGACAAAAAAATCCGGTCGGAAGCACAGGAAGCGGATCGAATTCTAGCTAAAATCCATGAGTCAGGAGAATCAAGCCTGACCTCCTCGGAACGGAAAACGCTGGAGAGATACAGCCGCCGCCAGCGTCAAAAACGCGACTGGGATTGA
- a CDS encoding sugar phosphate isomerase/epimerase family protein, whose translation MKTPNIHRRTALQLTATSAMAAWLARPLSLLADESEKAAEASGQPLPYMERIGLQLYTLRDAMNADAEGTLKAVADAGYRQVELMNIDDDAVRLAAIARDHGLIVHSAFMDFNVIAEPNKEGVASVEQTLELAERIGLRHVVFGYIAKHQRDTADKCKAIADRANKAADQTRNAGMRMCYHNHSFEFGAFPGAAPATAQEGGEEANGEAKPTTAFDIFVERFDPHKMEFELDVFWAKIGGRDPFEMMRRLAGRISQVHLKDLKKDTPVITDEGQVPHEAFKELGNGIIDIPAVMKLAREIGVDQCHVEQDQSPAPLDSVRESIQFLQKRV comes from the coding sequence ATGAAGACTCCAAATATCCATCGCCGAACGGCATTGCAACTGACCGCGACATCGGCCATGGCCGCATGGCTCGCCCGACCCCTGAGCTTGCTGGCGGACGAATCAGAAAAAGCCGCTGAAGCCAGCGGTCAGCCTCTGCCCTACATGGAACGCATCGGCTTGCAGTTGTACACGTTGCGCGATGCGATGAACGCCGATGCGGAGGGAACCTTGAAAGCGGTGGCGGATGCCGGATATCGCCAAGTCGAGTTGATGAACATCGACGATGATGCGGTGCGTTTGGCCGCCATCGCCCGTGACCATGGACTGATCGTGCACAGCGCGTTCATGGACTTCAACGTGATTGCCGAGCCAAATAAAGAGGGTGTGGCGTCCGTCGAACAAACATTGGAACTCGCAGAGCGCATTGGTTTGAGGCACGTGGTGTTTGGCTACATTGCCAAACATCAACGCGATACCGCGGACAAGTGCAAAGCCATCGCGGATCGAGCCAACAAAGCCGCCGATCAAACACGCAATGCTGGAATGCGAATGTGCTACCACAACCATTCCTTCGAATTCGGGGCTTTTCCCGGTGCTGCTCCGGCAACCGCACAGGAAGGTGGCGAAGAGGCGAACGGCGAAGCCAAGCCAACCACGGCCTTTGACATCTTTGTCGAGCGTTTTGATCCGCACAAAATGGAATTCGAGCTCGATGTGTTTTGGGCAAAGATCGGCGGTCGAGATCCATTCGAAATGATGCGTCGATTGGCGGGCCGAATTAGCCAAGTCCATTTGAAGGATCTGAAGAAGGACACGCCGGTCATCACCGATGAAGGCCAGGTGCCACACGAAGCCTTCAAAGAGCTGGGCAACGGAATCATCGACATTCCCGCCGTGATGAAATTGGCTCGTGAGATCGGTGTGGATCAGTGCCACGTCGAACAGGATCAGTCGCCAGCGCCGCTGGACAGCGTCCGAGAGAGCATTCAGTTTCTGCAAAAACGCGTCTGA
- a CDS encoding redoxin family protein, whose amino-acid sequence MAQEKPKETEAKKPAYQPSEEVKQVLTPLFSRILKADVSRATVALSAETVMGGEVVETVESTYQIASKYPDRYTVYFKSDEDRKRLYSDGKEGVVALTPEAFYRLPRLVSCQELATRPEINLGPYPEVVLALTLAGVDPAVTFLGGMKSVEIVSRSKYRGSIQAVQLRGQQKDGVSWNLWITDDDRPRPLRLLVDLTPMLVATGQVAVPQGYAYSLRYDFKSWRVSGEVDDKLFQFAASENAVEYESLEDYRQKKAAQLEVHPLLGKKIPSFDLQLLDGDAVSIGSATDKVIVLDFWATWCGPCMKAMPVIESMSQQYADKGVEFYAVNVGESSALVKGFVGEQGWDLSIATDPNGETIEAFSAKSIPLTLLIAPTGIVEAVHQGFPGPDELNKQFRDELDVLIKGGRIASSDAADN is encoded by the coding sequence GTGGCACAGGAGAAACCGAAAGAAACCGAGGCGAAGAAGCCCGCCTATCAGCCCAGCGAAGAGGTGAAGCAGGTACTCACACCGCTCTTTTCGCGAATTTTGAAAGCGGATGTGTCCAGGGCGACGGTCGCACTGTCCGCCGAAACCGTGATGGGGGGCGAGGTTGTCGAGACCGTCGAATCCACTTACCAAATCGCGTCCAAGTACCCGGACCGATACACGGTCTATTTCAAATCCGATGAGGATCGAAAACGGCTGTATTCCGACGGGAAAGAAGGCGTCGTCGCGCTAACGCCTGAAGCGTTTTATCGATTGCCGCGTCTGGTTTCGTGCCAGGAATTGGCGACCCGCCCTGAGATCAACTTGGGGCCTTACCCCGAGGTTGTGTTGGCATTGACGTTGGCGGGCGTTGATCCAGCGGTGACGTTTTTGGGTGGAATGAAGTCGGTGGAAATCGTCAGTCGTTCCAAGTACCGAGGCAGTATCCAAGCCGTTCAGCTTCGCGGGCAGCAAAAGGACGGCGTCAGTTGGAATCTTTGGATCACTGACGATGATCGTCCACGGCCGTTGCGATTGCTCGTGGATTTGACACCGATGTTGGTGGCGACCGGTCAGGTCGCGGTGCCGCAGGGATATGCGTACTCATTGCGATACGATTTCAAATCTTGGCGAGTCAGCGGCGAAGTCGACGACAAACTGTTCCAATTCGCGGCAAGTGAGAACGCCGTTGAATATGAATCGTTGGAAGACTACCGGCAGAAGAAGGCAGCCCAGTTGGAAGTGCATCCGCTGCTTGGCAAAAAGATCCCATCCTTCGATCTTCAGTTGCTAGATGGCGATGCGGTTTCGATTGGTTCCGCGACGGACAAAGTGATCGTCCTCGATTTTTGGGCGACCTGGTGTGGTCCCTGCATGAAAGCCATGCCCGTCATTGAGTCGATGTCCCAGCAGTACGCTGACAAGGGCGTCGAGTTCTACGCGGTGAACGTTGGTGAAAGCTCCGCGCTCGTCAAAGGGTTTGTGGGCGAACAAGGATGGGATCTTTCAATCGCAACGGATCCCAACGGTGAGACCATCGAAGCGTTCTCTGCGAAATCAATTCCGTTGACGTTGCTGATTGCACCCACGGGAATTGTGGAAGCTGTGCACCAAGGCTTCCCAGGACCTGACGAGCTGAATAAGCAGTTTCGAGACGAATTGGATGTGCTGATCAAAGGCGGCCGCATCGCCTCGTCGGATGCCGCCGACAATTGA
- a CDS encoding glucan biosynthesis protein, which produces MSQSIELPVNGGDPQRGNPSSSCFARCRRLVGFAVFIIAVVVAIPIKCWATVYTDVRDFESLCQFAASKAEGEYKPSPPLPEPLASWQYDDYIQVRYRPDRATWYKQGLPFWLETFHRGFVQTDLVELFTLNPSPNGEPICQRIAFNQNDFVYGESLDAGNIPPAGHAGFRVIGRFPNRSDAQEILSFLGSSYFRSRSADTVYGASARGLAINIAMMEPEEFPDFRAFWIQMPSQESEQVSVLAFLDSPSVTGAYRFQLQPGEASTRIKVQAQIFYRDEPEKIALAPLTSMWIWGDGLQGPPKDKRPAVHDSDGLLIQSGADEWTWRAFARQSYPSVSSKQVEHLHGFGLIQRNRAFYHYDDHNARYDLRPSVWVTPDQPWPNGRIELLELPGAHEGVDNLAAYWLPSEDDSAAADTPTESDSLSTQTSEPANEQAGAETTVGEEASVEQAIIDPASRRSPDLDLSYTVSFFAGDPAAHNVLGRATNLDVRRPEKDSDPIELEIRFAGPLLRGLPADHPPTIRCNAVAGKMHDQSLERTDEGDWILQFLVSVDPEAEENQPVDLTLQLYSEDQPVTETFAYLLPPREPEFVYPAVYTRQE; this is translated from the coding sequence ATGAGTCAGTCCATTGAGTTGCCTGTTAACGGTGGAGATCCGCAACGAGGCAATCCGTCCTCGTCATGTTTTGCGAGATGCCGGCGTCTAGTCGGCTTCGCTGTCTTTATCATCGCAGTCGTCGTTGCGATCCCAATCAAGTGCTGGGCAACCGTCTACACCGACGTTCGTGACTTTGAGTCACTTTGCCAATTTGCAGCCAGCAAAGCGGAAGGCGAATACAAGCCCTCGCCTCCCTTGCCCGAGCCACTCGCGTCATGGCAATACGACGACTACATCCAAGTGCGTTATCGTCCTGACCGAGCCACTTGGTACAAACAGGGCTTGCCATTTTGGCTGGAGACATTCCACCGTGGTTTTGTTCAAACCGACTTGGTCGAGTTGTTCACGCTGAATCCGTCTCCCAATGGAGAACCGATCTGCCAACGGATCGCATTTAATCAAAATGACTTTGTTTATGGTGAATCGCTTGATGCAGGCAACATCCCACCGGCGGGTCACGCGGGATTTCGGGTCATCGGTCGATTCCCAAACCGATCTGATGCTCAGGAGATTCTGAGCTTTCTCGGCTCGAGCTACTTTCGTTCACGAAGTGCAGACACGGTCTACGGAGCATCCGCTCGCGGACTGGCGATCAACATCGCAATGATGGAGCCGGAAGAGTTCCCCGACTTCCGCGCATTTTGGATCCAAATGCCATCGCAGGAATCCGAGCAAGTCTCGGTGCTGGCATTTCTTGATAGCCCGAGTGTGACCGGAGCCTATCGATTTCAACTGCAACCTGGCGAGGCCTCCACACGCATCAAGGTCCAGGCACAAATATTTTATCGCGACGAACCAGAGAAGATTGCCTTGGCACCTTTGACGAGCATGTGGATCTGGGGCGACGGGTTGCAGGGACCTCCCAAAGATAAACGCCCCGCCGTCCACGACAGTGACGGTCTGCTGATCCAATCGGGCGCGGACGAATGGACATGGCGTGCCTTCGCTCGTCAAAGCTACCCATCCGTCTCGTCCAAACAAGTGGAACATTTGCACGGCTTTGGGCTGATCCAACGCAACCGAGCCTTCTATCACTACGACGACCACAACGCTCGCTACGATTTGCGTCCAAGCGTCTGGGTCACTCCCGATCAACCTTGGCCCAATGGACGCATCGAACTCCTGGAGCTACCGGGTGCCCATGAGGGCGTGGACAACCTTGCCGCCTACTGGCTTCCATCGGAGGACGATTCAGCCGCTGCCGATACGCCAACCGAGTCGGACTCGCTTTCAACGCAGACGAGCGAACCAGCGAACGAGCAAGCTGGCGCGGAAACAACCGTTGGTGAAGAGGCCAGCGTTGAACAAGCCATCATTGATCCGGCCTCACGTCGATCACCGGATCTCGATCTCTCTTACACCGTCAGTTTTTTCGCGGGCGATCCGGCTGCACACAACGTTCTTGGACGAGCGACCAACCTCGACGTCCGCCGGCCGGAGAAAGACAGCGACCCGATTGAACTCGAGATCCGATTCGCAGGGCCCCTGCTTCGAGGCTTGCCCGCGGATCATCCCCCCACGATCCGCTGCAACGCGGTGGCGGGGAAGATGCACGATCAATCGCTGGAGCGTACAGATGAAGGCGACTGGATTTTGCAATTTCTCGTATCAGTCGATCCAGAGGCTGAGGAGAATCAACCCGTCGACTTGACGCTTCAACTCTACAGCGAAGACCAACCGGTTACAGAGACTTTTGCCTACTTGCTACCGCCCCGAGAACCCGAGTTCGTTTACCCGGCGGTCTACACCCGCCAGGAATAA